One Thermus sp. CCB_US3_UF1 DNA window includes the following coding sequences:
- a CDS encoding zinc-binding dehydrogenase produces the protein MRAWVLRDYGHLALEEQPLPQGEGLLLKVAAVGICGSDLSVYKGAPAMRARWRPPLVLGHEVAGVVEEGPEDLLGRGVALYPALVCGTCPHCRSGKPHLCPRRVHLGFHLPGGLAERIRVPASLAYPLPPGLPPWKGALAEPLAVALHAVRRARPATGETALVVGGGAMGALAAWLLGQQGVEVHLVEPRKERGELLRALGLVAATGETLEALPPTPYPLALETVGLEATLAQTLKALAPGGRAVVVGLSGTAAGLDLQSLVLQEKTLLGSYLFTPQEFQETLALLSRLPERLVRLWPAQQADQAFLALLEGRLAEPKLVLVW, from the coding sequence GTGAGGGCCTGGGTCCTGCGGGACTACGGCCACCTGGCCCTGGAGGAGCAGCCCCTTCCCCAGGGGGAAGGCCTTCTCCTCAAGGTGGCCGCGGTGGGCATCTGCGGCAGCGACCTCAGCGTCTACAAGGGTGCCCCCGCCATGCGGGCCCGTTGGCGCCCCCCCCTGGTCCTGGGCCACGAGGTGGCGGGGGTGGTGGAGGAGGGTCCGGAGGACCTCCTGGGCCGAGGGGTGGCCCTCTACCCGGCCCTGGTCTGCGGTACCTGCCCCCACTGCCGAAGCGGCAAGCCCCACCTCTGCCCCCGGCGGGTCCACCTGGGCTTCCACCTCCCCGGTGGGCTTGCCGAGCGCATCCGGGTACCGGCCTCCCTGGCCTACCCCCTGCCCCCAGGCCTTCCCCCATGGAAAGGGGCCTTGGCCGAGCCTTTGGCCGTGGCCCTGCACGCAGTGCGCCGGGCCAGGCCCGCAACCGGGGAAACCGCCTTGGTGGTGGGGGGCGGGGCCATGGGGGCTTTGGCCGCCTGGCTCCTTGGGCAACAAGGGGTGGAGGTGCACCTGGTGGAACCCCGCAAGGAACGGGGGGAGCTCCTCCGCGCCCTGGGCTTGGTGGCGGCCACGGGAGAGACCCTAGAGGCCCTCCCCCCTACCCCCTACCCGCTGGCGCTGGAGACCGTGGGCCTCGAGGCCACCTTGGCCCAGACCCTCAAGGCGTTGGCCCCGGGCGGGCGGGCGGTGGTGGTGGGGCTTTCCGGGACGGCGGCAGGTCTAGACTTGCAAAGCTTGGTCTTGCAAGAAAAAACCCTCTTGGGCAGCTACCTTTTCACCCCCCAGGAGTTCCAAGAAACCCTCGCCCTCCTATCCCGCTTGCCCGAGCGGCTGGTGCGGCTCTGGCCCGCCCAGCAAGCCGACCAGGCCTTCCTCGCCTTGCTGGAGGGTAGGTTGGCCGAACCGAAGCTCGTCCTCGTTTGGTGA